Proteins found in one Plasmodium chabaudi chabaudi strain AS genome assembly, chromosome: 5 genomic segment:
- a CDS encoding DER1-like protein, putative — translation MDLSGPEVWYNNLPNVTKYMILIIFFVTLLITCNLLNIVHILLDWNLIYNKYQIWRIFFNFFYVGNFSLSWVFFMSLFAQFSSSLEKNEMFSTPGSYLYFITIHCVFLSVISILFYWPRGYPFLGNSLLFAIIYYWSRREAWSHVSIYFFTVKGYQLPFALIFLHLIMGQSLWGDIMGLLSGHFYYFLREILPREGGPNLVEKTPKIFEKIMIKLGNFTINNGVRNSYTRYGYGHTNNQPPTTNMGSRRVFIGRGMRLGGN, via the exons ATGGATTTATCGGGCCCAGAAGTTTGGTACAACAATTTGCCAAATGTGAccaaatatatgatattaataattttttttgttactttattaataacatgtaatttattaaatatagtacacatattattagattggaatttaatatataataaatatcaaatatggagaattttttttaactttttttatgtggGAAATTTCTCACTTTCTTgggtattttttatgtcgTTGTTTGCTCAATTCTCATCATcattggaaaaaaatgaaatgttTTCCACACCCGGCtcctatttatattttataactaTTCATTGTGTCTTTCTATCAGTAATAAGTATTCTGTTTTACTGGCCAAGGG GTTATCCATTTTTAGGAAACTCTCTCCTGTTTGCAATAATCTATTATTGGTCTCGAAGAGAAGCATGGAGTCATGTCTcgatttatttctttacaGTTAAAGGGTATCAATTACCATTTGccttaatatttttacaccTAATAATGGGCCAATCATTATGGGGAGATATTATGGGACTTTTATCAGggcatttttattactttttaaGGGAGATCCTTCCAAGAGAAg GTGGACCTAATCTCGTGGAAAAGACTCCCAAGATAttcgaaaaaataatgataaagcTAGGAAATTTCACAATAAATAACGGAGTAAGAAATAGTTACACCAGATATGGTTATGGGCATACAAATAACCAACCACCAACAACCAATATGGGTTCACGAAGAGTTTTCATTGGAAGGGGCATGCGATTAGGTGGCAATtga
- a CDS encoding phosphatidylinositol N-acetylglucosaminyltransferase subunit A, putative — MEFENNDETKGRVKQIYKKERKCCICMVCDFFYPNMGGIEIHIFELSKELIKRGFKVIVVTHCYGNRHGVRWMGNGIKVYYLPLQVMTDAVTFPNFIGVLPLCRNIIFREKVDIVHGHQAGSPLTQQFILHAKTLGVKTVYTDHSLYSFSESGCLHLNKLLRHCVHDVDHSICVSHANRENFILRTQVNPYKTSVISNAIDSTKFVPCINKRPASPKINIIIISRLTYRKGVTLIAKVIPLVHQKYPFINFIIGGDGPKRIILEEMREKYRLHNSVILLGKIKQEEVQSILQTGHIFLNASLTEAFCIAIIEAASSGLLVVSTNVGGTSEVLPPDMIILAKPDPIELSKAVDQALLKLKDVDVNLFHDRLSKMYSWKKVAEKTEKVYMNVMSYSNETLLNRIQTMYDNNTLFSKICIFLIMVSHIYCKILEWIVPRKSIEEAISFPHLIEDE; from the exons ATGGAATTCGAAAACAATGATGAAACAAAAGGGAGggtaaaacaaatttataaaaaggaaagaaAATGCTGCATTTGCATGGTTTGTGACTTTTTTTACCCTAACATGGGAGGAATAgaaattcatatatttgaGCTATCTAAAGAATTGATAAAAAGAG gATTTAAAGTTATTGTAGTTACACATTGTTATGGCAATAGACATGGAGTCAGATGGATGGGAAATGGAATCAAAGTGTATTATCTACCTTTACAAGTAATGACAGATGCTGTTACTTTTCCAAATTTCATAGGAGTATTACCTTTGTGCAgaaatatcatatttagAGAAAAGGTGGACATTGTTCATGGTCATCAG GCCGGGTCACCACTAACTCAacaatttatattacaTGCTAAGACATTAGGCGTAAAAACTGTATACACAGATCATTCTCTCTACTCCTTTTCAGAAAGTGGATGCttacatttaaataaattattaaggCATTGTGTACATGATGTAGATCACTCTATATGTGTTTCACATGCTAATAgagaaaattttattttacgtACTCAAGTAAATCCTTATAAAACTTCAGTAATAAGTAATGCAATTGATAGTACAAAATTTGTTCcttgtataaataaacgACCAGCATCCcctaaaataaatataataataataagtaGGTTGACATATAGAAAAGGTGTCACTTTAATTGCCAAAGTCATTCCTTTAGTACATCAAAAATAtccttttataaattttataattggGGGCGATGGGCCCAAAAGAATAATACTTGAAGAAATGAGAGAAAAATACCGATTACATAATTCAGTTATTTTATtaggaaaaataaaacaagaaGAAGTTCAAAGTATTTTACAAACTggtcatatatttttaaatgcttCTTTAACTGAAGCCTTTTGTATAGCTATAATCGAAGCAGCAAGTTCTGGTTTACTTGTTGTATCAACTAATGTAGGAGGTACTTCTGAGGTTTTACCCCCCGATATGATAATTTTAGCAAAACCGGATCCTATCGAGTTATCTAAAGCAGTTGACCAAGCATTGCTTAAGCTTAAGGATGTGGatgtaaatttatttcatgaTAGA CTTTCCAAAATGTACTCCTGGAAAAAAGTCGCCGAAAAAACT GAAAAAGTTTATATGAATGTTATGTCTTACTCAAATGAGACTCTATTAAATAGGATCCAAACGATGTACGATAATAATACCCTTTTTA GTAaaatttgcatttttttgatcATGGTGAGTCATATTTATTGCAAAATATTGGAGTGGATAGTCCCAAG aaaaagcATAGAAGAGGCTATTAGTTTCCCACATCTGATCGAAGACGAATAA